A window of the Drosophila simulans strain w501 chromosome 2L, Prin_Dsim_3.1, whole genome shotgun sequence genome harbors these coding sequences:
- the LOC6730647 gene encoding uncharacterized protein LOC6730647 isoform X1, producing the protein MAPGFVNNKRKHDGEQNQFICPIVYTNELPPYPKDCKFLPCCQAIQEYCKEPVSIPKLDTCFLLNFKGLHELFTIDLMDQSPYDELSKNGHPMNPREADLLKDIQALDWDFARLQPSRAQECAQMFAKERVHPPRPGLQRTVAVPKAPINLQPVSLEHQKEMIDESFKDINKPLLRHPTNPGSNAYPVQIMSVFPDTDLQKYSFVQMSFDNPPQNTNQGLIRDCGSCLINFNFVQDIAESTEKLYVSDHRYKEEKADDSLERGEGLILREEKNAIFYVDVDKYIKLRRERPRPQASATKFLLKVQRVTMD; encoded by the exons ATGGCACCAGGGTTCGTGAACAATAAGCGCAAGCATGATGGAGAGCA AAATCAGTTCATCTGTCCCATTGTCTACACAAATGAGTTGCCCCCTTATCCAAAGGATTGCAAGTTTCTGCCCTGTTGCCAGGCTATCCAGGAGTACTGCAAGGAGCCAGTTTCGATTCCCAAGCTGGACACTTGCTTTTTGCTAAATTTTAAAGGACTTCATGAGCTGTTCACCATTGATTTGATGGATCAGTCGCCCTACGATGAGCTTTCCAAAAATGGGCACCCAATGAATCCCAGAGAAGCTGATCTACTCAAGGACATACAAGCCCTAGACTGGGACTTCGCCAGACTCCAACCAAGTCGCGCCCAGGAATGCGCCCAGATGTTCGCCAAGGAGCGGGTGCATCCACCTCGCCCAGGACTACAGCGTACTGTGGCGGTGCCCAAGGCCCCAATCAACCTGCAGCCCGTCAGCCTGGAGCACCAAAAGGAGATGATTGATGAGAGCTTCAAGGATATTAACAAGCCCCTTTTACGACATCCCACCAATCCGGGTAGCAATGCCTACCCTGTGCAGATCATGTCAGTCTTTCCCGATACGGATTTGCAGAAATATAGCTTCGTCCAGATGAGTTTTGATAATCCACCCCAAAATACCAACCAGGGACTAATCAGGGACTGCGGAAGCTGTCTGATCAACTTCAATTTCGTCCAGGACATTGCGGAGTCTACCGAAAAGCTTTACGTGTCCGACCATCGCTACAAGGAGGAAAAAGCCGACGATAGCTTGGAGCGCGGTGAGGGTCTCATACTCCGCGAGGAGAAGAACGCCATCTTCTACGTTGATGTCGACAAATACATCAAACTAAGGCGGGAACGTCCACGCCCCCAGGCTTCGGCTACCAAGTTTCTGCTG AAGGTCCAGCGTGTGACAATGGATTAA
- the LOC6730647 gene encoding uncharacterized protein LOC6730647 isoform X2, whose translation MAPGFVNNKRKHDGEQNQFICPIVYTNELPPYPKDCKFLPCCQAIQEYCKEPVSIPKLDTCFLLNFKGLHELFTIDLMDQSPYDELSKNGHPMNPREADLLKDIQALDWDFARLQPSRAQECAQMFAKERVHPPRPGLQRTVAVPKAPINLQPVSLEHQKEMIDESFKDINKPLLRHPTNPGSNAYPVQIMSVFPDTDLQKYSFVQMSFDNPPQNTNQGLIRDCGSCLINFNFVQDIAESTEKLYVSDHRYKEEKADDSLERGEGLILREEKNAIFYVDVDKYIKLRRERPRPQASATKFLLVQRVTMD comes from the exons ATGGCACCAGGGTTCGTGAACAATAAGCGCAAGCATGATGGAGAGCA AAATCAGTTCATCTGTCCCATTGTCTACACAAATGAGTTGCCCCCTTATCCAAAGGATTGCAAGTTTCTGCCCTGTTGCCAGGCTATCCAGGAGTACTGCAAGGAGCCAGTTTCGATTCCCAAGCTGGACACTTGCTTTTTGCTAAATTTTAAAGGACTTCATGAGCTGTTCACCATTGATTTGATGGATCAGTCGCCCTACGATGAGCTTTCCAAAAATGGGCACCCAATGAATCCCAGAGAAGCTGATCTACTCAAGGACATACAAGCCCTAGACTGGGACTTCGCCAGACTCCAACCAAGTCGCGCCCAGGAATGCGCCCAGATGTTCGCCAAGGAGCGGGTGCATCCACCTCGCCCAGGACTACAGCGTACTGTGGCGGTGCCCAAGGCCCCAATCAACCTGCAGCCCGTCAGCCTGGAGCACCAAAAGGAGATGATTGATGAGAGCTTCAAGGATATTAACAAGCCCCTTTTACGACATCCCACCAATCCGGGTAGCAATGCCTACCCTGTGCAGATCATGTCAGTCTTTCCCGATACGGATTTGCAGAAATATAGCTTCGTCCAGATGAGTTTTGATAATCCACCCCAAAATACCAACCAGGGACTAATCAGGGACTGCGGAAGCTGTCTGATCAACTTCAATTTCGTCCAGGACATTGCGGAGTCTACCGAAAAGCTTTACGTGTCCGACCATCGCTACAAGGAGGAAAAAGCCGACGATAGCTTGGAGCGCGGTGAGGGTCTCATACTCCGCGAGGAGAAGAACGCCATCTTCTACGTTGATGTCGACAAATACATCAAACTAAGGCGGGAACGTCCACGCCCCCAGGCTTCGGCTACCAAGTTTCTGCTG GTCCAGCGTGTGACAATGGATTAA